Proteins found in one Oscillospiraceae bacterium genomic segment:
- a CDS encoding class I SAM-dependent rRNA methyltransferase encodes MKTERRFPAATVTRKAETALRNGHPWVYGEEITNVVGTCENGGLIDVLSEKGTYLGTGLLSEKSKIRIRVLAANANETFGDEFFSRRLKYAIDYRITVMRDDFSCCRLVFGEADGLPGLTIDRYNDILVSQILSFGMEQRKDMIYRELVKILNGYGVAVSGIFERDDVAIRELEGLPLRKGWYENKGDFISHPESAVTEITENGIKYAVDVENGQKTGFFLDQKYNRAALARIAKGRKVLDCFTHTGSFGMNALMGGATHATAVDVSESALELAKRNAEKNSLSGKMDFICADVFDLLPKLREQQAGHTRQADYDLIILDPPAFTKSRKTVAGAEKGYREINSAAMKLLPRGGYLATCSCSHFMTADLFVQTLLTAASDANVTLKLIEARKQSPDHPILLTVPETDYLKFYLFQVI; translated from the coding sequence GAAGACAGAGCGGAGATTCCCGGCGGCAACAGTCACGAGAAAGGCCGAAACGGCATTGCGAAACGGCCATCCGTGGGTCTATGGCGAGGAGATCACCAACGTCGTGGGGACTTGCGAAAACGGCGGGTTGATCGATGTGCTCTCCGAAAAAGGCACCTATTTGGGCACCGGGCTTTTAAGCGAAAAAAGCAAAATCCGAATCCGGGTGCTTGCCGCGAACGCCAACGAGACTTTCGGCGACGAATTTTTTTCGCGCCGTTTAAAGTATGCGATCGATTACCGCATCACGGTCATGCGGGATGATTTTTCATGCTGCCGACTGGTTTTCGGCGAGGCCGACGGCCTGCCCGGTCTGACGATTGACCGCTACAATGACATTCTGGTCAGCCAAATTTTATCGTTTGGTATGGAACAGCGCAAGGACATGATCTATCGCGAACTCGTGAAGATTTTGAACGGGTACGGCGTGGCTGTCTCGGGTATTTTCGAGCGCGACGACGTGGCGATTCGCGAGCTGGAGGGGCTGCCGCTGCGCAAGGGTTGGTATGAAAATAAGGGCGATTTTATTTCGCACCCCGAAAGCGCCGTCACCGAGATCACCGAAAACGGCATAAAATACGCGGTCGATGTGGAAAACGGGCAGAAAACCGGCTTTTTCCTCGACCAAAAATATAACCGCGCCGCTCTCGCCCGCATCGCAAAAGGGCGAAAGGTGCTCGACTGTTTCACCCACACCGGGTCATTTGGGATGAACGCGCTGATGGGCGGGGCAACGCACGCCACGGCGGTCGATGTTTCGGAATCGGCGCTTGAACTGGCAAAACGAAACGCCGAAAAAAACAGCCTGTCCGGCAAAATGGATTTTATCTGCGCCGATGTGTTCGATCTGCTGCCGAAACTGCGCGAACAGCAAGCCGGGCATACCCGGCAGGCGGATTACGACCTGATCATCCTCGACCCGCCCGCGTTCACCAAGAGCCGCAAGACGGTTGCGGGCGCGGAAAAGGGCTACCGCGAGATCAACAGCGCGGCGATGAAACTCCTGCCGCGCGGCGGCTATCTGGCCACCTGCTCGTGTTCGCATTTTATGACCGCGGACCTGTTCGTTCAGACGCTGCTGACCGCAGCTTCGGACGCGAATGTCACATTAAAATTGATCGAGGCGCGCAAACAGTCGCCCGACCACCCGATTCTGCTCACCGTCCCCGAGACGGATTATTTGAAGTTTTATTTGTTCCAAGTAATTTGA